The genomic region ACCATTATGAGGAATCGGTGTAATGTCAATAATATTTGTAATTTTAAAACCGGCAATATTTAAGGCACGAATAGTTGATTCTCGACCAGGACCAGGACCTTTTACCATCACTTCTAGATTCTTAATACCATAGTCTTTAATTAACTCAACACATCGTTCAACAGCAACTTGCGCAGCAAAGGGTGTAGATTTACGAGATCCTCTAAAACCTGAACCTCCAGATGTTGCCCAACCCAAAGTGTTACCTTGACGATCAGTAATCGTTACGATTGTATTATTAAAAGATGCATGAATATGTGCAATACCATCTAAAAATCTTTTTTTTACTTTCTTTTTTGTACGATGGATAGATTTTATCATTGTAAATACTCTGTAATTATTTTTTAATTGGTTTACGCGGACCCTTTCTAGTACGAGCATTAGTTTTTGTTCTTTGACCCCTGACAGGTAATCCTCTACGATGACGAAAACCTCGATAACATCCAAGATCCATAAGTCGTTTAATATGTAAAGTTTTTGCCCTACGTAAATCTCCTTCAATAATAAATTTAGAGATCGTGCTTCGTAACAAATCTAACTGTTTTGTACTCAATGATTGAATTTTTTGATGTTCAAGTATACCACAATTTACACAAATATTTTGAGCACGTGATTTACCTATACCATATATTGAACACAACGCAATCAATGTATGCTTATTGTTAGGAATATTAATTCCTGCAATACGAACCATGATATTCCTCAATATGTATATTCATAAAAATAACATCTTTATTATAAATAAAATACTATAAAAATAAATTTTAAAAAATTATCCTTGACGTTGTTTATGTTTTGGATAAATGGTACATATTACACGTAAAACATTTTTTCGTTTTAATATTTTACAGTGACGACATAATTTTTTTACCGAAGCTCTTACTTTCATATTATCACCATATGTTAAAAAAAATAAATATAAAAAAATATATTTATAAAATATTTTTACCTAAAGTTGTTTTTTTTAAAAAAGTATTATATTTATTAGAAATCATAAATGTTTGAAATTGTGATATTAAATCAATGATTACAACAGAAATAATTAATAATGACGTACCATTAAAGAAAACAAAAGGAATGTTAATTGTTTTTTTAAGTAATTCTGGTATTAATACAATACAAATAATATACAATGAATTTATAAAAATCAATCGTATCATAATTTTACTAATATATTGTGATGTTTGTATTCCAGGACGGATTCCGGGAATAAAAACACCAGATTTTTTTAAATTTTCGGCAATATCTCTAGGATTACATATTAAATTAGAATATAGAAAACAAAAATAAAAAATTAGCATAGTATAGATTATTATATATAATAATTGACCTGGTTTCATATAATATTCAATTATCGATACAGTATAATAAAAACAATGTATTTTTAACCATGAACATATAGTAGATAAAATAATCATCGTACTCGAAGTAAAAATTATTGGTATGACACCAGAAGTATTAATTTTTAAAGGTAAATGTGTATGCTGCATCACATAAATTTTATGTAAATTACGTTGTTTAGAATGATATAAAATAATTTTTCTATAACTACTCTCAATATAAGAAATAAAAAATAACATTAAAAAAATAACACAAAAAATTAATAAAATAGGAAATATGGAAAATTTATGAGAAAAAATATGATATATAATACCTATTATAATAGAAGGTAATTTAGAAATTATTCCAATAAATATAATTATTGAAGTACCATTACCAATACCACACTCGGTAATTAATTCACTTAACCACATTAATAATACTGTTCCAGTAGTTAAACTTAATATTGTAGTTAAATAAAACAACCAATCTAAGTGTAATATAGCTTTTTCCAAAGTTATTATATGGGTTAAAGTTAACGATACACCCAAAGATTGCACTATTGCTACTAATAAAGCAATATATCTTGTATATCTTGTAATTTTTTTTGCTCCTATTTCCCCTTCTTTTTTAATATTTGCAAAAAAATTTATCGTTAACGTTAATATTTGCATGATAATTGAAGCAGAAATATATGGCATAATACCTAATGAAAAAACTGAGGCGTGACTTAATGCACCACCAGAAAACATATTAAATAAATCAACTACTGTACCATTTTGTTGTTTTAAAAAATGAGATAATACTGTACAATTAATACCAGGAATAGGTATAAAAAAACCAATACGAAAAATTATTATCGCAAAAATCACAAAAATAATTCTCTTTTTTAATTCCAATACAGTATTACTCACATTGTTTAATTTTTTTTTTATATAATTAATCATGTTCTAATAATATACCTTTCACTAAACCACCTACATTCCGAATAGCTAAGTATGCTCCCTTACTAACTTGAATACCTTGTACAATAATTTTTTTTGTTAAAACACCTGTATTAATGATTTTAACATATTTAATATTTTTATTAATAATATTAAATTTTTTTAATGTTTGTAAATTAATATTTTTCTCTTTCAATTTATTTAAATCTGATAATCGTACTTCTGATTTAAAACGTTTTTTACGAGACAAAAAACCAAATTTTGGAATACGTCTATATAAAGGCATTTGCCCTCCTTCAAAACCTCTTCTAATACTTGCACCTGTTCTTGATGTTTGTCCTTTATGACCTCTTCCACATGTTTTCCCATGACCGCTGCCAATACCTCGGCCAACACGTCTATGTTTTTTTTTTGCACCTTTCATAAATTTTAAAGTATTTAAATACAATTTATTTATCCTCTATAATTTTTAACATATAAGATATTTTAGAAATCATACCACGAATACTAGGCGTATCTTCTCTAATAACAGTATGACCAATACGTCGTAAGCCTAATCCTATTAGTATTGCTTTATGTTGAGGTAAACGACCAATCCGACTTTTAATTTGTGTAATAAAAATTTTTTTAATCATACAAAAATTTATCCTAAAATTTCAAAAACAGTTTTATTTCTTTTTGCAGCAATCATCTCTGGTGATTGCATATTTTTTAAACCATGTATAGTTGCTCGAACAACGTTAATAGGATTAGTTGAACCATATGTTTTTGCTAACACGTTATGTATACCTGCAACTTCTAATACTGCACGCATTGCTCCCCCAGCAATAATTCCAGTACCTTGCGATGCAGGTTTCATAAATACCGTCGAACTGGTATGAACACCTTTTACTGCATGTTGCAAAGTACCATTTTGAATTTTCACATCAATCATATTACGACGTGCTTGCTCCATAGCTTTTTGTATAGCTGCAGGTACTTCACGAGCTTTTCCATATCCAAAACCAACCTTTCCTTTAGAATTTCCAACAACAGTCAAAGCAGCAAATGAAAAAACTCTACCTCCTTTAACAGTTTTAGATACACGATTCACAGTAATTAATTTTTCTTGTAATACATTATTGTTTTTTTTATCATGGTATATCATATTATTATATCCTTAAAATTTTAACCCTGATTTTCTTGCGGATTCTGCTAAAGATTTTATTCGACCATGATATTTAAAACCGGAACGATCAAAAATAACAGAATCAACACCTTTTTTTAATGCTCGTTGTGCTATCATTAAACCAATGAAACTTGCAGATAATTTATTACCAGTATAAGACGATAACTTAGATTGAATATTTTTTTCCAATGTTGATGCTGTTGTTAATACCGTTGCAGTTTTTGTATTAATAATTTGTGCATATATATGACGTGAAGTACGATGCACTACTAATCGCATAGCATTTAAATTTTTAAATTTACATCGAATTTTTAAACTACGACGTATTCTGAAAAATTTTTTATTGTTATCAATATACATTATTTTTTCTTAGCCTCCTTGATACGTATAAATTCACCTAAATAACGAACACCTTTGCCTTTATATATTTCAGGTTTACGTTTTGCGCGTATATTTGCGGCTACTTGCCCCAATAGTGGTTTATTCATACTTTTTAAAACTATTTCTACTGTAGAAATACTTTCTGCTATTACATCTTTAGGTAAAACATATTGAATTGTA from Buchnera aphidicola (Sarucallis kahawaluokalani) harbors:
- the rpsK gene encoding 30S ribosomal protein S11, translating into MIKSIHRTKKKVKKRFLDGIAHIHASFNNTIVTITDRQGNTLGWATSGGSGFRGSRKSTPFAAQVAVERCVELIKDYGIKNLEVMVKGPGPGRESTIRALNIAGFKITNIIDITPIPHNGCRPPKKRRV
- the rpsM gene encoding 30S ribosomal protein S13, with product MVRIAGINIPNNKHTLIALCSIYGIGKSRAQNICVNCGILEHQKIQSLSTKQLDLLRSTISKFIIEGDLRRAKTLHIKRLMDLGCYRGFRHRRGLPVRGQRTKTNARTRKGPRKPIKK
- the rpmJ gene encoding 50S ribosomal protein L36; amino-acid sequence: MKVRASVKKLCRHCKILKRKNVLRVICTIYPKHKQRQG
- the secY gene encoding preprotein translocase subunit SecY; this translates as MINYIKKKLNNVSNTVLELKKRIIFVIFAIIIFRIGFFIPIPGINCTVLSHFLKQQNGTVVDLFNMFSGGALSHASVFSLGIMPYISASIIMQILTLTINFFANIKKEGEIGAKKITRYTRYIALLVAIVQSLGVSLTLTHIITLEKAILHLDWLFYLTTILSLTTGTVLLMWLSELITECGIGNGTSIIIFIGIISKLPSIIIGIIYHIFSHKFSIFPILLIFCVIFLMLFFISYIESSYRKIILYHSKQRNLHKIYVMQHTHLPLKINTSGVIPIIFTSSTMIILSTICSWLKIHCFYYTVSIIEYYMKPGQLLYIIIYTMLIFYFCFLYSNLICNPRDIAENLKKSGVFIPGIRPGIQTSQYISKIMIRLIFINSLYIICIVLIPELLKKTINIPFVFFNGTSLLIISVVIIDLISQFQTFMISNKYNTFLKKTTLGKNIL
- the rplO gene encoding 50S ribosomal protein L15, whose product is MYLNTLKFMKGAKKKHRRVGRGIGSGHGKTCGRGHKGQTSRTGASIRRGFEGGQMPLYRRIPKFGFLSRKKRFKSEVRLSDLNKLKEKNINLQTLKKFNIINKNIKYVKIINTGVLTKKIIVQGIQVSKGAYLAIRNVGGLVKGILLEHD
- the rpmD gene encoding 50S ribosomal protein L30, which codes for MIKKIFITQIKSRIGRLPQHKAILIGLGLRRIGHTVIREDTPSIRGMISKISYMLKIIEDK
- the rpsE gene encoding 30S ribosomal protein S5, with protein sequence MIYHDKKNNNVLQEKLITVNRVSKTVKGGRVFSFAALTVVGNSKGKVGFGYGKAREVPAAIQKAMEQARRNMIDVKIQNGTLQHAVKGVHTSSTVFMKPASQGTGIIAGGAMRAVLEVAGIHNVLAKTYGSTNPINVVRATIHGLKNMQSPEMIAAKRNKTVFEILG
- the rplR gene encoding 50S ribosomal protein L18 codes for the protein MYIDNNKKFFRIRRSLKIRCKFKNLNAMRLVVHRTSRHIYAQIINTKTATVLTTASTLEKNIQSKLSSYTGNKLSASFIGLMIAQRALKKGVDSVIFDRSGFKYHGRIKSLAESARKSGLKF